One part of the Dehalococcoidia bacterium genome encodes these proteins:
- a CDS encoding thioredoxin domain-containing protein: MANRLADETSPYLLQHKDNPVDWYPWGAEAFEKARAEDKPILLSVGYSACHWCHVMEHESFEDPDVARLMNELYVNIKVDREERPDVDAIYMQAVQALTGRGGWPMTVFLTPDGRPFYGGTYYPPEDRHGLPSFSRVLTSIAQVYRANRGDVEKAAGQIQSQLSAVETIRPGNDLLTEDILHVAYGAIAQSHDRVNGGFGSAPKFPQPMTLDFLLRYHHRTKSPGALEIVERTLRRMALGGMYDQVGGGFHRYATDAVWLVPHFEKMLYDNALLARVYLDAYRVTGLGFYRRVSTETLDYVLREMTHPDGGFYSTQDADSEGAEGKFFVWTPEEIAAALEDDAEIIARYFGVTDEGNFEGRNILHVPVPAEEFAALHGMEEQDFDEVLRRAKAKLYEARERRVHPGRDEKVLTAWNGMMMRSLAEAGALLGSERYLEAAARNADFILANLFEDGRLLRSWKDGRAKLRGYLEDYALLIDGLLATYEATFELRYLRRALELADDMVRLFWDDGVQGFFDTATDHETLIARPRDFFDNATPSGTSVAADVMLRIAVLTGDTDRERRAVACLRALAPVVQRAPSGFGRLLTALDFHLRPIREVAVIWPERPEQARPILDVLRESYRPDVVLAGAREGEGGDLTPLLEGRVAAGGQATAYVCERFVCQAPATDPDALRRLLNGET, translated from the coding sequence ATGGCAAATCGATTGGCGGACGAGACCAGCCCCTACCTCCTGCAGCACAAGGACAACCCGGTCGACTGGTACCCCTGGGGCGCGGAGGCGTTCGAGAAGGCGCGGGCGGAAGACAAGCCGATCCTCCTCTCGGTCGGCTACTCCGCGTGTCACTGGTGCCACGTCATGGAGCACGAGTCCTTCGAGGACCCGGACGTGGCGCGGCTGATGAATGAGCTGTACGTGAACATCAAAGTGGACCGCGAGGAGCGCCCGGACGTCGACGCCATCTACATGCAGGCAGTGCAAGCGCTCACGGGCCGCGGCGGCTGGCCGATGACGGTCTTCCTGACCCCGGACGGGCGGCCCTTCTACGGCGGCACCTACTACCCGCCGGAGGACCGGCACGGCCTGCCCAGCTTCAGCCGAGTCCTGACGTCGATCGCCCAGGTGTATCGAGCGAACCGCGGCGACGTGGAGAAGGCGGCGGGCCAGATCCAGAGCCAGCTCAGCGCCGTCGAGACCATCAGGCCGGGGAACGACTTGCTGACGGAGGACATCCTGCACGTCGCCTACGGCGCCATCGCCCAGAGCCACGACCGCGTAAACGGCGGCTTCGGTTCTGCGCCGAAGTTCCCGCAGCCGATGACGCTCGACTTCCTGCTGCGCTATCACCACCGCACCAAGAGCCCCGGCGCGCTCGAGATCGTCGAGCGCACCCTGCGACGAATGGCGCTCGGGGGCATGTACGACCAGGTCGGCGGCGGTTTTCACCGCTACGCCACGGACGCCGTCTGGCTCGTCCCGCACTTCGAGAAGATGCTGTACGACAACGCCCTCCTGGCGCGCGTCTATCTGGACGCCTATCGCGTTACGGGATTGGGCTTCTACCGGCGAGTCAGTACGGAGACCCTCGACTATGTCCTGCGGGAGATGACGCATCCGGACGGAGGCTTCTATTCGACGCAGGACGCGGACTCCGAGGGGGCGGAGGGCAAGTTCTTCGTCTGGACGCCAGAGGAAATCGCCGCGGCCCTCGAGGACGACGCCGAGATCATCGCGCGCTACTTCGGAGTCACCGACGAGGGCAACTTCGAAGGGCGCAACATCCTCCATGTCCCCGTGCCGGCGGAGGAGTTCGCGGCCCTCCACGGCATGGAGGAGCAAGACTTTGATGAGGTGCTCCGGCGCGCGAAGGCGAAGCTCTACGAAGCGCGCGAGAGGCGCGTCCACCCGGGACGCGACGAAAAGGTGCTGACGGCGTGGAACGGCATGATGATGCGCTCTCTCGCGGAGGCCGGCGCTCTGCTTGGCTCTGAGCGGTATCTCGAGGCCGCGGCGCGCAACGCCGACTTCATTCTCGCGAACCTGTTCGAAGATGGACGGCTGCTCCGCTCCTGGAAGGACGGGAGGGCGAAACTCCGGGGCTACCTCGAGGATTACGCGCTGCTCATCGACGGCCTGCTTGCCACCTATGAGGCGACTTTCGAGCTGCGCTACCTCCGCCGGGCGCTGGAGCTAGCGGACGACATGGTGCGGCTCTTCTGGGACGATGGCGTCCAGGGCTTCTTCGACACGGCCACGGACCACGAGACCCTCATCGCCCGCCCGCGCGACTTCTTCGACAACGCCACGCCGTCAGGGACCTCCGTTGCCGCGGACGTGATGCTCCGCATCGCCGTCCTCACCGGGGACACCGACCGCGAGCGGCGGGCGGTAGCCTGCCTGCGGGCGCTGGCCCCGGTGGTCCAGCGCGCGCCGAGCGGCTTCGGGCGCCTGCTGACGGCGCTCGACTTCCACCTGCGACCCATTCGGGAGGTGGCGGTGATCTGGCCGGAGCGGCCGGAGCAGGCGCGGCCCATCCTCGACGTGTTGCGCGAGTCGTATCGGCCGGACGTGGTGCTCGCCGGCGCTAGGGAGGGGGAGGGCGGCGACCTCACGCCGCTGCTCGAGGGCCGCGTCGCCGCCGGCGGCCAGGCGACCGCTTACGTCTGCGAGCGTTTCGTCTGCCAGGCGCCGGCCACGGACCCGGACGCGCTTCGCCGCCTCCTGAACGGCGAGACATAA